In Acropora muricata isolate sample 2 chromosome 11, ASM3666990v1, whole genome shotgun sequence, one DNA window encodes the following:
- the LOC136890227 gene encoding uncharacterized protein isoform X7 translates to MASVPVGFASTQENTNYARLYRLLSEVGEMMKLQESGTQEELGKEEATPPEIHLRGPRALEAYYKALQEGKTRVRRIPLMLIGQDRSGKTSLKKSLKGIPFNPHENSTVGIDFDPSYFKVTTETWRIGEEDPATNKETKRYFEYNLGRQVIKNIKLDHEAQNISERNKVTEDHPSGILSQDASSMDSMARPLSKTEKNDNHASETTDNCKSYPEQVAERYETVSPPEALKEIESLLPDLLAVDEMEGEDDIYSVLWDFAGESVYYETHTLFLTSRAIFLLAYDLSRNPYEKALSERKQGRYGVIDDRIGTKTNLDYLDYWMTSVSSVSRQVKDHEVYSVLPKSLPCVFLVCTHADRPSGGEDPKVLALKVYGELRKKPYSTHLCGKFEVDNTKSSQKPECPGVSRLREKIREVAKELPQMKEFIPIKWLKFEKKLQQFLNDGHQWISIENAKKTAYNDCQIHDDGEFKTALDFLHDQKILIHFDNTDELNKFVFLDLQWLIDVMKKVITIQPYDDEDTEFEDLWLKLQEEGILEEKLLKHVWGPLIKHNAVFKSLIEIMEKFSLLCSWPASNDFERYLVPSMLISHPPQNITHLIASAQLPSLFIKFNPGQVPLRLFPRLVTQFLLLGKDNFWSSLNPQLYQNFARLYIAKDDKCSVVLLCHSSLIEVVVHGDNDSFELSCCAQSVFGQLLLILERMRKEFFWLKGMSYQAGVLCTVCCQERKVKFCHKHSTNDCEREDCLHFISESEMRSASESITCTKFPTALKNKVYIENFAAWFGSCQKRTSCEVDERLTAVSSSKVTGGKEEICLPSPEEKPPQLSFKLKEECDFPKSSKTWSGDHVPIDILLLAVDNCDFLSCFSFLDQPFKSYKFGNGYVYFGRMGEASEQEKLKVALMNCSKGAATPGGSLTVLLNAFRVLRPKAVFSVGTCISLSLENARKGDVVISSKLTTAEGYSTPVGRLFASLVRDAPYGWVAPLVNPDELNVKVHCNCDILSHSLPEMYGYDDICVKYPGAVAVETEGAGLYAAAYDANIEWVIVKGVASHFHERKSVTREWMSFASTMAASVVAKMLSDPTVFLEWPHLIQGGDSKALYPNFTKLKCSFI, encoded by the exons ATGGCATCTGTTCCAGTGGGCTTTGCTTCAACACAAGAGAACACCAACTATGCACGTCTGTATCGTCTTCTGAGTGAAGTTGGAG AAATGATGAAGTTGCAGGAAAGCGGCACCCAGGAGGAGCTTGGAAAAGAGGAAG CGACTCCTCCTGAAATTCATTTACGTGGTCCTAGGGCGTTGGAGGCTTATTACAAGGCTCTTCAAGAGGGAAAAACCCGCGTAAGAAGAATTCCTCTTATGTTGATTGGGCAGGACCGTTCTGGAAAGACCAGCCTGAAAAAATCGCTTAAAGGAATACCATTCAACCCACATGAAAACAGCACTGTTGGGATAGATTTCGATCCTTCGTACTTCAAAGTAACCACTGAAACTTGGAGGATAGGGGAGGAGGATCCAGCCACCAACAAAGAGACAAAACGTTATTTTGAGTACAATTTAGGTCGTCAAgtaattaaaaatataaaacttgACCATGAGGCACAAAATATAAGTGAAAGAAATAAGGTCACCGAAGATCACCCTTCTGGAATTTTGAGTCAAGATGCGTCTTCTATGGATTCCATGGCTAGACCActttctaaaacagaaaaaaatgacaatcaTGCTTCTGAAACCACAGACAATTGCAAATCGTACCCAGAGCAGGTAGCAGAAAGATATGAAACCGTTTCCCCACCAGAGGCACTCAAAGAGATTGAATCTTTGCTGCCAGACTTACTTGCAGTTGACGAGATGGAAGGTGAAGATGATATCTATTCGGTTTTGTGGGATTTTGCAGGCGAATCAGTGTATTATGAGACACATACACTGTTTCTGACGTCAAGGGCAATCTTCCTTTTGGCTTATGACCTAAGCCGAAATCCTTATGAAAAAGCGCTGTCCGAGAGAAAGCAAGGAAGGTATGGGGTCATTGACGACCGGATTGGAACAAAAACTAACCTTGACTACCTAGACTACTGGATGACTTCAGTCTCTTCAGTATCCCGTCAAGTTAAAGATCATGAAGTATATTCAGTTCTCCCCAAATCACTTCCGTGTGTTTTCTTAGTATGTACACATGCTGATCGACCTAGCGGTGGGGAGGATCCGAAAGTTCTGGCCCTTAAAGTGTATGGCGAATTGCGGAAAAAGCCCTACAGCACACACCTGTGTGGTAAGTTTGAGGTCGACAATACTAAGTCAAGCCAGAAACCAGAGTGTCCTGGAGTGTCACGCTTACGAGAGAAAATCAGAGAAGTTGCCAAGGAGCTACCACAAATGAAGGAATTCATCCCTATCAAGTGGttgaagtttgaaaaaaagCTTCAACAATTTCTGAATGACGGTCATCAATGGATTTCTATTGAGAATGCAAAGAAGACTGCTTATAATGACTGCCAAATCCACGACGATGGAGAATTTAAAACAGCACTAGATTTTTTGCACGATCAGAAGATTTTGATACATTTTGATAACACTGATGAATtaaacaaatttgtttttttggatCTCCAATGGTTAATTGACGTTATGAAGAAAGTCATTACTATTCAACCTTATGATGATGAAGATACAGAATTCGAGGACTTGTGGCTCAAGCTACAGGAAGAAGGAATCCTGGAAGAGAAACTCCTGAAGCATGTGTGGGGCCCGTTGATTAAACACAATGCTGTTTTTAAAAGCCTTATCGAGATCATGGAGAAATTCAGCCTGCTATGCTCTTGGCCTGCCTCAAATGATTTTGAGAGGTATTTGGTGCCGTCCATGTTAATATCGCATCCACCACAGAACATCACCCATTTGATTGCCTCTGCACAACTCCCGTCACTTTTTATCAAGTTTAATCCTGGGCAAGTTCCACTGCGCTTGTTTCCGCGGCTCGTGACCCAGTTTCTACTGTTGGGGAAGGATAATTTTTGGAGCTCATTGAACCCCCAGTTGTATCAGAATTTTGCCCGATTGTACATCGCTAAGGACGACAAGTGCTCTGTTGTTCTCTTGTGTCATTCTTCCCTCATTGAAGTCGTTGTTCATGGGGACAATGATTCTTTTGAGCTGTCTTGTTGTGCCCAATCAGTTTTCGGACAGCTTCTTTTGATACTTGAGCGTATGCGTAAGGAGTTCTTTTGGTTGAAGGGTATGAGCTATCAAGCTGGTGTGTTATGTACGGTTTGCTGCCAGGAAAGGAAAGTCAAGTTTTGCCACAAGCATAGCACGAATGATTGTGAGCGAGAGGACTGTCTTCATTTCATATCGGAATCTGAGATGCGCAGTGCCAGTGAGTCTATCACCTGCACCAAGTTCCCAACCGCACTGAAAAACAAAGTTTACATCGAGAATTTTGCAGCATGGTTTGGTTCGTGTCAAAAG AGAACATCCTGTGAGGTTGACGAGAGACTTACCGCGGTGTCCTCAAGTAAAG tgacTGGTGGAAAGGAGGAAATTTGTTTGCCTTCCCCTGAAGAAAAACCACCACAGCTCAGTTTCAAGCTGAAAGAAGAGTGTGATTTTCCAAAATCCTCGAAAACCTGGAGTGGCGATCATGtgccaattgatattttgctgTTGGCTGTGGATAACTGTGATTTTCTGAGCTGCTTCTCCTTCCTGGATCaacctttcaaaagttacaagttTGGTAATGGTTACGTGTACTTTGGACGCATGGGAGAAGCCAGTGAACAAGAAAAGCTAAAGGTTGCATTGATGAATTGCTCCAAAGGAGCTGCAACCCCAGGGGGCTCTTTGACAGTGCTTCTAAATGCGTTTAGAGTCTTGCGGCCCAAAGCTGTCTTTTCAGTCGGAACTTGCATTAGTTTAAGCTTGGAGAATGCGAGAAAGGGAGATGTAGTCATATCTTCAAAGCTAACAACTGCTGAGGGGTACAGTACTCCTGTCGGTCGACTTTTTGCAAGTCTGGTTCGAGATGCACCATATGGATGGGTTGCTCCGTTGGTGAATCCAGATGAATTGAATGTCAAAGTACATTGCAATTGTGACATCCTTAGCCATTCGTTGCCAGAGATGTATGGATATGATGACATCTGTGTGAAATATCCTGGAGCAGTTGCAGTTGAGACAGAAGGCGCAG GGTTGTATGCTGCAGCCTATGACGCAAATATTGAGTGGGTTATAGTAAAAGGTGTTGCCAGTCATTTTCATGAAAGGAAGTCTGTGACTCGTGAATGGATGTCTTTTGCTAGTACCATGGCTGCCTCTGTGGTGGCCAAGATGCTAAGTGATCCAACAGTTTTCCTGGAATGGCCGCACTTGATCCAAG GGGGAGATTCGAAAGCATTATACCCTAACTTCACCAAACTGAAATGTTCATTTATCTGA
- the LOC136889164 gene encoding piggyBac transposable element-derived protein 4-like: MASRVTHGESLEWDSSENDENESDFESSESEEESFDDDRVYGFPNDRDGSAFNVAAEEESSQNDETDSQGSGFSDEEENNIGDNVIQIAFVDEEDPEIRVARHNVIMQTAEAATAPELQAQQRRRIGRQRRANRRPDLNLQWQKGNVTNAIPMFNQRSGTVRVWGGNCTPLTFLQLFWSDDLYDFIRVQTNKNAEAKRNANPEKHKTQWREINELSEMKAFFGVCLAMGILKLPLVEMYWQKKFSLFEVNDWSSAMSRNRFNSIMRYLKFCDEQVDKPAVEPGQPGYDKLYKVRRFLSMLLPKYEREWISSQWLAIDEQMIPYRGRVGFRQFIANKPNRFGIKVWAMADAKTGYILKQQIYTGKNLTAVNNTEDAPYVGLAQQVVTDLVQGYGNKGYIVVTDNFYSSPSLSLKLKEIGIDSLGTVKASSKGFAKELVFPAKPKPQRGTSDWRNCGNLLAVSWFDNKAVYFLSTVHKPNYTRNVQEEDQVVRRRSKQGVVNIPSPPLLKDYNKYMCGIDRADQNNRYCVLIQQETAGLSGIANPAFAD, from the coding sequence ATGGCGTCTCGGGTGACACATGGAGAATCGTTAGAGTGGGATTCAAGCGAAAATGACGAGAATGAGAGTGATTTTGAAAGCTCAGAATCCGAGGAAGAATCGTTCGATGATGATCGAGTGTATGGCTTCCCAAATGATCGCGATGGAAGTGCTTTTAACGTCGCAGCCGAGGAAGAATCATCGCAGAATGATGAAACAGACTCTCAGGGGTCAGGTTTCAGCGATGAAGAGGAAAATAATATCGGTGATAATGTTATTCAAATCGCATTTGTGGATGAAGAGGACCCTGAAATTCGTGTGGCAAGGCATAATGTAATTATGCAAACAGCCGAGGCTGCTACAGCACCTGAACTGCAAGCACAACAACGGAGGCGAATTGGAAGACAGAGGCGTGCTAATCGACGCCCCGACCTCAATTTGCAATGGCAAAAGGGGAATGTCACAAACGCCATTCCCATGTTTAATCAAAGATCAGGTACTGTTAGAGTATGGGGAGGTAATTGTACTCCATTGACATTTCTTCAGTTATTTTGGAGTGATGACTTGTATGATTTTATTAGGgttcaaacaaataaaaatgctGAAGCAAAGAGAAATGCTAACCCTGAAAAACACAAAACCCAATGGAGAGAAATAAATGAACTTTCAGAAATGAAGGCTTTCTTTGGTGTTTGTCTTGCCATGGGTATCCTTAAATTACCCTTAGTGGAAATGTACTGGCAAAAGAAATTTAGCCTTTTTGAAGTCAATGACTGGTCCTCTGCTATGTCACGCAATCGCTTCAATTCAATTATGCGTTACTTGAAGTTCTGTGATGAACAAGTAGACAAACCAGCTGTTGAACCAGGCCAACCTGGTTATGACAAATTATATAAAGTAAGAAGGTTCCTCAGCATGCTGCTTCCGAAGTATGAAAGGGAATGGATTTCCTCACAATGGCTTGCCATTGATGAGCAAATGATTCCTTACCGTGGTCGTGTAGGGTTTCGGCAATTTATTGCCAACAAACCAAATCGTTTTGGCATCAAGGTCTGGGCTATGGCTGATGCCAAAACTGGTTACATCTTAAAGCAGCAAATTTACACTGGAAAGAACTTGACTGCTGTTAACAACACAGAAGATGCCCCTTATGTTGGACTGGCTCAGCAGGTGGTCACAGACCTAGTGCAAGGTTATGGCAACAAGGGATACATTGTTGTCACTGACAATTTTTATTCAAGTCCATCTTTGTCTCTGAAGCTGAAAGAAATAGGAATTGATTCTTTAGGAACTGTAAAAGCTTCTTCCAAAGGATTTGCTAAGGAATTGGTATTTCCAGCAAAACCAAAACCCCAGCGAGGAACAAGTGACTGGAGAAATTGTGGAAATCTCCTTGCAGTGTCATGGTTTGACAATAAGGCAGTTTACTTTCTTAGCACTGTGCACAAACCAAATTATACTAGAAATGTGCAGGAGGAAGATCAAGTTGTTAGGAGAAGAAGCAAACAAGGGGTGGTCAACATCCCATCTCCACCTCTTCTAAAGGACTACAATAAATACATGTGCGGAATTGATCGAGCTGATCAAAACAACAGGTACTGTGTCTTAATTCAACAAGAAACTGCTGGGTTGAGTGGCATAGCAAATCCAGCCTTTGCTGATTGA